The following are encoded together in the Fimbriiglobus ruber genome:
- a CDS encoding ArsI/CadI family heavy metal resistance metalloenzyme: MASLPVIESPSDTTVKFHMSLNVSDLTRAVEFYRVLFGLAPAKRHDDYAKFELNDPPVIFSLVPRAPGPGASLSHIGLRVATDEVIGEYRARLEAAGICSEAQDDTVCGYARQNKLWVKDPDGNFWEVYRVEEDVSPVTIRKSVEGPAARVDACGPAADAGVPVVWEHFVTAPLPDRIPHDDGTVDEVRLVGTFNADLTEAQRDFLVAEAARVLKPGGKVLTHGLMGDRAFPGAQPKLPGLAAMVARVPVHTEPIGALSRAGFVGVQVVKFTEQPWFVQDGVEMREVKLVAWKPDSAAAEGARLLLYKGPFARATADGGHTFERGRRVTVPVAVWRQLRHGPTADQFLFFEPGTGLPCSTTEGTR, translated from the coding sequence ATGGCGTCCCTGCCGGTCATCGAGTCGCCGAGCGACACGACGGTCAAGTTCCACATGTCGCTCAACGTCTCCGACCTGACGCGGGCGGTGGAATTCTACCGCGTGCTGTTCGGTCTCGCCCCCGCGAAGAGGCACGACGATTACGCCAAATTCGAGTTGAACGACCCGCCCGTCATCTTCTCCCTGGTCCCCCGCGCCCCCGGCCCCGGCGCATCGCTCAGCCACATTGGACTGCGGGTGGCGACCGACGAGGTCATCGGCGAGTATCGCGCCCGGTTGGAAGCTGCCGGCATCTGCAGTGAAGCCCAAGACGACACGGTCTGCGGTTATGCGCGTCAAAATAAACTGTGGGTGAAAGACCCCGACGGCAATTTCTGGGAGGTCTACCGGGTCGAAGAAGACGTGTCGCCGGTGACGATTCGGAAGAGCGTCGAGGGGCCGGCGGCCCGGGTCGATGCGTGCGGACCCGCGGCCGATGCCGGCGTGCCCGTCGTCTGGGAGCATTTCGTCACCGCACCGCTGCCGGACCGTATCCCTCACGACGACGGCACCGTCGACGAGGTGCGACTTGTCGGCACGTTCAACGCGGATCTGACCGAGGCCCAGCGCGACTTTCTCGTGGCCGAGGCGGCGCGGGTGCTGAAGCCCGGCGGGAAGGTGTTGACCCACGGATTGATGGGCGACCGGGCTTTTCCGGGCGCGCAGCCGAAGTTGCCGGGGTTGGCCGCGATGGTGGCTCGCGTCCCGGTGCATACGGAGCCGATCGGGGCATTGAGTCGGGCCGGGTTCGTCGGCGTTCAGGTGGTCAAGTTCACAGAACAGCCCTGGTTCGTCCAGGATGGCGTCGAGATGCGCGAGGTCAAACTGGTCGCCTGGAAGCCCGATTCCGCGGCCGCGGAGGGAGCCCGGCTGTTACTCTACAAGGGACCATTCGCCCGCGCGACCGCGGACGGCGGGCATACGTTCGAGCGGGGACGGCGGGTAACGGTTCCGGTCGCCGTCTGGCGGCAACTCCGACACGGCCCGACGGCCGACCAATTCCTGTTTTTCGAGCCGGGGACTGGGCTACCTTGTTCGACGACTGAGGGGACACGATGA